TGTGGGCTGCAGTCAGAAAGGTTTACCTGCTCCTGTCTGACTTTACGAGCTATCAGCAGCGGAGAGAGACCCAGCCTGTtgtagagatgcacagaggacAGTTAACGTTAAGGACGCTTTCTTTAAGTAGCCCAACAGAAGTCTAAAAGACCTCGCCCACGCGACGTCAGAGTGCCAACAGAAATTTCCAGAGCATGGTTTCCACAAtttaatgtattaaaaaaaaaaaaaagatgtttatagacatttttaaactttgaatATGCACTTGCCAATGAATGGCATATTCAGAATATATTTAGTTGAATGCAAACACAGAAACTGGGTCACATCAAGATATAAATCGCAAAcagactttttaaaatatacGGTACATGTTGAAAcatgctggagctgctgcccccgcgacccgataccggataatcggatgaagatggatggatggatgtttaaACACATCACATTGTGTGTCTGGTATTTTTCTTTCTAGGAGGCTGCTTTACTATTTTAATACTCTACAGCAATGGttccaaccttttttttcttcaaggaCCCCGGCCTTTTCTATCATTGAGTAAACTGACAGCCCCTGACCAATTTATGGATGTTTCATTATATTCAATGCATATAACAACAGGCTACAGAACAACTGATACACTCTTTAATTAACccacaaaattaataaaacaagtaATTTGGATACATTTTGAGCAAGCTATCTTTCTGTAAATAATGCATCAGAGATTAACTTTTAATGCcatgtattgtgttttttcaacatagcCTTTttaatatgcttatttttgacaAATTCAGCTTGGGAATTGTTCATTGGCAATAGCAATTTGGATATTTTACTGCATACTTTTTTACTGCACCACGAGACTGTTTAGCAGAGATGGGAAGGCTCTGTAAATATAGCTTCAGTGTTCAGGTTTTCACTGTGCCCTATCCTGTTGTAAAATTATAATATGGTAACATGATACACCAAAactttaaaacttgttttcttCACAGAAAAGATTGAAATGCTGAGGTAAAGTCCTGCTGTGTTTTAAAGgacccatgacatggtgctttttggatgcttttatatagaccttagcggtcccctaataccatatctgaagtctctttcccaaaattcggccttggtgcagaattccagccactagagccaatcccacaatgagctttccttagtatgtgccatttctgagtctgtagctattgaggaggagagagggagggcaaGGTGGAgagtgggggtgtggccttgacaaaGTGCCACTTTGCtctgaaagccatgatgtctctttctcacgtgcaggccaaattctctgggtggacaacgcagagaaaggggaggtaatctttTTCCAGATCGGCCCCtctaagctttcattttctcaaaggcagagcaggataagcagggctcggtttacacctattgccatgtCTAGCCTCTAGGGCACCAGatgcaggctgggggaactcattttaatgttaaaggtgctctaagcgatgttgggtgacattacttgttgttgacgttcaaagtattacaaaacaagactagcttgcccctccctcctcctcatcccgtcccctcccttctgttcTTCCTCGCACTAACCCCCCGagcccccacccccaaatctttcttgttggttattggctggaacgctagatcactgtttgtgtatgcttcgtgatgcaggtgggcacagtttgtgtttgttaccatttgtagaccctgggctgacTACAGAccgtgtttttttacagtgtgttctggggacaggcagctcgcggatagtgaggaaaCGTTTGATgtgtgtgacaacaaatgtagcctatAGCACATGTGACACTTCTcagagcactttttttttttttaaactcataaagggaaattttcatgccatgggacctttttttaaaaaaaaaaaaaatttaaatttaagctTTGGCGACTCTGAGTGGGGGTCGGTTGCTTACCAATGAAGATGCTCCCATACAGTCCACAAAAAATCACTAATTGTTTGATGCGTATTAAAATGGATGTTAAACATTATGCTGTTCATGTTGGTTTTTAGTTCTATCTATTGTGTCTATTTCTAGGTCTCTATGGTAATGATGGGCTGTTGCCTGCTCGTTGGCAGCTGCGTTACAGCGGTAAGTCACTAGGGGAACAGCTGCTGTCCTCTCCCACCCTGCTGTGGCTGGGACCTCGGCTCGGCTTGGACACTCACACCACTATGGAGCTGCTGTGTCTCATTGGTGCTGCCCTGAGTCTCGCTGCCACGCTGGTAGAGGCTCTGCGAGACAGCTTGGTGTTTTTCTGCCTGTGGGCCTTGTACCTGTCCATGTACCAGGTGAGTCTACAGTGTCGACTGCCCTTAGTTTTCCTTCACAGGTTGCTGTCATGGTGTCTCTTCTCTCACTGGCCATTTTTGTTTCACATTTCAGGTGGGCCAGGTTTTTCTCTACTTCCAATGGTGAGTAATGATCTGtggatttttatatttaatgttttgtaatTAACACAATAGTGTCATGAATAGCAGCTGGTTAAAAAATCCCAAGATAGTTTTGGCGGTTGGCCCATAGGTTTATGTCATCCTCAGTCCACTGTTTGTAACATTGTAGTACTGTTTGTCTCAGCTAATGTGCAACAACACTGTAGACATCAACAAACTAGTTCTcttgtcctctctgtctgtcccttaCTTGTAAATATTTCTATTTCATTGTTTCCTGTTACCACTGTTCAGGGACAACTTGCTTCTGGAGACAGGGTTCCTCTGTATTCTTGTTGCTCCACTGACATTAATCCGAGGTTCGCGAGGGGTAAGAGCGCATGATAGCGTGACCTTCTGGCTGATCCGCTGGTTGCTCTTTAGGCTCATGTTTGCCTCGGGTGTGGTGAAACTCACATCTCGTTGTCCCACATGGTGGGGCCTTACAGGTATGCTTCAGTGTCTTTAGGTCATGCCTTTTTAAAGTGTattgtagtgtgtatgtgttgagGGTAGAAAAAAATCGaatatatcacaatattttgaaccaaatacctcaatgttgcAACAACACTTTAGAGTTGACTATTGATGccttcacaaaatatttacccAATGAGATTTTTgccaaataatcatcagtacCATGAATATCATGACTAattgggtaaaggcaaataataaaacggctagaacagtctggtaagtttagaaaatgacattactttactgtaacgcagcctgtaaaaccatgAAAAGGAAACACTTTTGCCATATTACAGTATCCAAAGTCTAAGACGATATCTGATATTGCATCACAATATCAATGTTTTAaggatatattgcccagccctagttgagGGTGTACATCCCTTAAGAAAGGACATTACTACAATTTGAAAACtgcaatttgacttttttttgacatcatGGCTGCTCTAACTGACAtcagcacatttaaaataacgattttgaatttctttttgtcGGTATCATATCCTATTTTTGAGTTGagtacattcattttttttttttttttttttttactgtgtgttacAGCTCTGACGTATCACTACGAGACTCAGTGTATCCCCACCCCGCTGGCCTGGTTTGCCCTACAGTTGCCGGTGTGGTGGCATAAGTTGAGTGTGGTAGGGACCTTCGTCATAGAGATCGCTGCACCCTTGCTTTTCTTTAGCCCACTGCGCAGACTCCGGCTTGGGGCTTTTTACATGCAGGTGGGTAAAAATTCAAGTGATCTCTACAGACTGGCTCTGAGGTATACAGTTATCAATTATAATAGTTAGAGTGAAGCATTTTGCtttggtaaaaaataatataataatttttcaCCCCACTCAAGTAGCTGCTTGGTTTATGCAGTAGAATAAATGATtggttaatttgtttttctttgtcttgtgtaGGTGCTGCTTCAAGTGTTCATCATTTTGACTGGCAACTACAATTTCTTTAACCTGCTGACTTTGGCCCTGTGTCTGTCACTTCTGGATGATCAGCATGTACACTTCTGGCTACGCAAGGCAGACAAGCTCAGCAAAAATGGTatgataaaaacataactaCAGCATACATATGTAGGCTATACTTTgtaaagtctaaaaaaaaaatagcttgaATAATAAAATTATGCAGGTAATCATCCagatacacattttattttaaagtaattttgcaCAGCTATAGGCTCAGTGTTGCGTACGCCAGCATATTAAACACCCACCATCACCTTCAAAATCAGCTGACGCATGATTGgaacatgtttttcattttttaaataaaagaaacccaaatccTGCCTACGGAGTAACACACAGTGAAAGCTTATAGTTGGACCCAAGTGGTTTGTCCATTATGCCAAAGTATACTTACCAGATTATCATCATGCTCTCTCTTGGATGTGGTCAGACTCCAAGTTGCAGTTGTGGCTGTGTTACCTGCTGGAGCTGGCAGTCTGGGCTCTCATGATCTTTGGATCAATTGTATGCTTTGACCTGAATCTGGATACAACGAAGAAAAGCATCTCCTCCAGGAcaggtgtgtgtacatgtattttTCCATATTCCATGGGAACAATTGCATATTGCAGttcaatttttaaaatacatttttgtccttGCAGCATTCACATTCCACCAGTTTAACCAGTTTCTGAAGACAGTCACTATCCCCTCTATATGGATTGGTGTCCTCTCTCTCACCTGGGAGATGGTCACAGCCATGTtcaggtaggtgtgtgtgtgagtgagtgattatgttgcattttcTGTATTGCATGTTGTACAAGCAACATACGTAATGTGTTTTTCTAGGTGTGCGTGTGTCTCCGGTTTCCTGAAGAGGTTTTGGGGAACTCTCCAGTGGACTGTGTTTGCTGCTGCCACCGTTGCTATGTTCACTATAAGTCTGGTGGGTGCTGTTGGAAATACAAGAATGATTGAACTTCATATCATAAAGCTAATGAGTCTTGTAAATCAACCTTAATTGATCAGAAATATATCTTCAAACCTGGTTGCTATCACTCTTTATGATGActatgtttatttatgttgcaGGTGCCATTCACTTATATAGAGTTTGACTCTCATGCCAGGTTGTGGCCGGGAGTGCGTCAGGCCTATGATATGGTGGATCGCTACCAACTGGTCAACTCATACGGCCTGTTCAGAAGGATGACCGGGGTCAGTGGACGGCCAGAGGTTGTCATCGAGGGAAGCATCGATGGAGTCTCGTGGACGGTAAGAGAAAAGAGTTATAATGGACGATGGTTTGAACAGGATCTGATGTAATATGGCTGTTAATGATGATGGGCATGCTAAGCTAATGTTCTCTGAGCATGCTGTAAAACCCCTAAATTCCAGGCGCTTCTGTAACTGTACCCTAATACCGTGGAGGCACTACTAaacaattttattattaattgttaAGACTGACTGTCCTGCTACACTGTAGTAAGTTATTCCTATCaatatgttttttcttcttcttttaggaGATTGAGTTTATGTATAAGCCAGGCAACCTAAGTGCAGCACCTGCTGTGGTGATACCTCACCAGCCCAGGTTGGACTGGCAAATGTGGTTTGCTGCCCTCGGTGATCAAACACAGGCTCCATGGTTCACCAGCCTCATATACAGCCTGCTGCAGGGCAGAAGAGATGGTATGCATCCTCAAGAGTGTCAACAATTTATTTTCTAGCTGTGGTTCCTGTCACCCTTTTATCTCCCTAAAGGACATTTCAACACAGATTCAAACTACCACTGTACTGCTTTGTATTGGTTTAAAACTTTTAAGGATGCTGCACTTCTAGCCACACACAAAATAGTGATATCAAAGAAGGTGTTTTACCGCTTAGTCAGCTCATTGAAAAGGCCTTCATTTGATAAGAAATGAATCCAGCCCCAGATCATTGCAGTGGTGCTCTCACTGATGTCTGGTCAGTCGttttaaatacatgtttctCATTGTTTCTAAAAGCAACTATGCGTAGAATTTAAAAACATCTCTTTAGTGCCCTCCAGTGGTCCTATCAAAACACTGCTGCGCCTTCTTTACTTTGACAAAAGCAACTTACAGTATCTCTGATGGGGTGTTAGTTTGGGACACAGAACAAACTTGTTACAATCTTGGACCAGGGCTACAGGGACCTAAATGTTTCAACTCATAGAGCACAGAGCAGAACATGTTTCAATGTTGAATTATGAAAAGAAagcagtgtttatttttttttttttttataagaacGAGCAGATCTCTGAAAGCTTTGTTTTATGTCCTGCAGTGATAGAGTTGATCCAGACCGATGTATCACAGTATCCGTTCTACCAGCAGCCTCCCACCTACCTCCGTGCCCACCGCTACAGATACTGGTTTACTGAACCGACGGCTGACGGgtcagttctctctctctctctctctctctctctctctctctcaaattcAAACTCAATAAACAGCTAATAACATCACTGCAGCAACAACatgatttattacatttttctgcaattttgtcactattttcaaaaacaatttttagTTAAGTGAGTTTAAGGTAGGCATTTAGAAGTTCACTTAATTTTTCCTGTGCAACCATGTCCTCAAAACATCAGGATATTTACTGtttggctgttttttgttgGCAGTTCCTACCCAAAGCATTGGTGGAGGAGGGTCTATGATGAGGAATTTTATCCCACCGTGCACCTGGGCAGCACTTTCCTGGAGAGCATGCTCAGTCGGCATGGACTCAAGGtaaattaatgtaaaaacataatATTAGAAATTATGGAAAACAAGAGAAGGATGTGGGTAGGAAATGCCTTTTCATTCTTCTGTTGAATACTGATTAACATTCATCTATACTTGTAGGACAAATCGCCTCAACGTCGTATGTCTAACACCACTGTTGCCCAAGTGGTGAGGTGGGTGCGCTCTCAGGTCAGAGGTGTTCCTACCCACATACTTATCTGGACTCTCATTGCCTCCAGCGCCACCCTCTGTCTGCTCCAGGGATTGCAAAACAAGAATAAACGCACAGAAAGGACCCCACTCACTAATATGGCCGCTGGGAATGATCAAACAGATAACGTACATGACAACTCTTCAGACCACTGTGGGAAGTCAGATGAACAACAGGCAGcaaagggggaggaggagaaggaggagggggacaagacagaagatggacAGGACAGTGAAGATGAGGTGGAGgagggtggaggagaggagaaagaagatTCTGGTGATGACGAAGAGGACTAAgtaaaagaggaggaggaggaagacagaAATGATgagaagttttgaaaaaaatgaaggcAATCCCGTCATAGACTGTTATCACCACCTGCCTTCATATAATGTAACAAAATGACCAAAGAAGCTGTTCTGTGCAAAGTTGTAATTTTGGATCAGCCAATTATGGAAATATAACCCATCTACACCTCACTGCAGTATACATGTTTCATAAATCAGTGGTCAGAAACCAATTGCTTCATTGAGCAAATCTTATCAGATGTTCAAATAAATGGCGGCTTCCAACTTACGTTGAAcattcaatcaaatcaaatatgtGGAGAGAATAgagaaatatacatttaaaatataagaCAATGTGCGtgcctgtatgtgtttgtgttagatTACTGTGGTCTGCCTGTTGCTGTATCTACTGAACTAAAACAAGtgcacttttttctttttttccccccacaaatgtcttttgtttctgtcagtgttaaaaatgaaacatcacaaaatgtattttaaaaatgttttcttttttcatataataaagtataataaaataaacaccttTCTGTACATTTTAATCTGAAATTGTGTAAAAATTGTTACTGTTTTACAGTTTATACCTTATGTAATTTGAATTCAGTCAGTATAGATCAATACGTGTAAGAAATATGTGTACAGGAGAGACTAAATCCAGCTTTAGTGTCATTATAAAGCAACAACATGAGAAATCATTCTATATTTCTCCACATATGTAGTCACCCTGTACTATATAGTGTTGCAGTTGAATTCAACGTTGTTTGTTTCACCACTTCAGTACTCCAGGACAGTACTTGTCGATCAGAGACTGGTAGTACGGCTTCAGCTTGTCCACGTCGGGGAGCTCGGTGCTCTTTGTGTACAGGTCAAATTTGCTGTGGAAAGGGTGGAAGATGGAGCTTCAGGTCAAAGCAGCGAGTGGGATAATGTGCACATGAAGAGAGGAAAATGCTCACTTGAACTCTTGGACCCAGGGCAACATGCGCAGGTCTTTGTCATTGCACAGGTGCATGTAGTCTCCGTGGGAGTGCCAGGGGTAGAACGAATGAAAGCGAATCATGTACAACCCctgaagacagacagaaaaagagtaGATCCATAACTGAGCAGGTGAGGAGAGACAATCCTTGCACATTTAGTGCTCTCATTTTGTAATTGCCATACCTTAAACAATCATTTAATGTACAAATTTACTGACCTGCTCTGGGATGGAACAGTTGTTAAACTTCATAACTCTGTAGAGATACTCTGAAGACAACAATGCAAGCGTTCAGGTACAGTATTGTAGATAAACAGGCACTTTGTGTGTGGATGAATGTGATGATGTCTCTTACCGTCATGGCCCCAGGACATGAGGACTTTGTCAAGTCCACAGTTTGATTCATAGATCCCGTTTTCCGtactagagaaaaaaaaagtcattatataACGGGACAAATTGCCAGTACATCAAACAACTAGCCTAAAGTGTCGacctaaagtaaagtaaaagtaaaagtaaagtaagtaaaCCTAAAGTATTTTTGTTCCGTTTATTAAAATTGATGGACTGTAGCCTAGATGTACTGAGAGgacaatttaaatgttttaaatgcaaacaaatcagaggtatttttacattgtaatggcgaaaaactgacaaaaaaagtaCATCAAGTACAAGTACATCTCCTCAGAGTTAGGGGTAGACCTTCAATCAACTATTTTGCTAATGTAACATGAAAATACCAACTTGTAGCTGAAAGTTTTCTCATCTGGGTTATCCATAAAGGTATTGTCTCTGAAGACAATGGAGTTTTGAAACTTGCAGCCCACTGGGAAGGTGTCACCAACTACAGCCCACTGcgagcacacatacacaaaacctGCTATAAGAATGAATTGTATTGCATTGTGTATTatataaaatgataaataataaacaaattataataaaaaataaataataaataataatattatgaAA
This genomic stretch from Etheostoma spectabile isolate EspeVRDwgs_2016 chromosome 8, UIUC_Espe_1.0, whole genome shotgun sequence harbors:
- the miox gene encoding inositol oxygenase, whose product is MRVINLGPDPSLAYRPNLEVDKTKEKEDYRNFKSGNLIDRVFNTYKLMHTNQTLDFVKQKHSVWAGCNHDHKRMMDAIMSLDQLVDESDPDVDFPNSFHAFQTAEGIRQAHPDKDWFQLVGLIHDVGKTMAFWDEPQWAVVGDTFPVGCKFQNSIVFRDNTFMDNPDEKTFSYNTENGIYESNCGLDKVLMSWGHDEYLYRVMKFNNCSIPEQGLYMIRFHSFYPWHSHGDYMHLCNDKDLRMLPWVQEFNKFDLYTKSTELPDVDKLKPYYQSLIDKYCPGVLKW
- the lmf2a gene encoding lipase maturation factor 2a, translating into MSEILPRRMFLWSMAVIYLAAFVSLYMQIPGLYGNDGLLPARWQLRYSGKSLGEQLLSSPTLLWLGPRLGLDTHTTMELLCLIGAALSLAATLVEALRDSLVFFCLWALYLSMYQVGQVFLYFQWDNLLLETGFLCILVAPLTLIRGSRGVRAHDSVTFWLIRWLLFRLMFASGVVKLTSRCPTWWGLTALTYHYETQCIPTPLAWFALQLPVWWHKLSVVGTFVIEIAAPLLFFSPLRRLRLGAFYMQVLLQVFIILTGNYNFFNLLTLALCLSLLDDQHVHFWLRKADKLSKNDSKLQLWLCYLLELAVWALMIFGSIVCFDLNLDTTKKSISSRTAFTFHQFNQFLKTVTIPSIWIGVLSLTWEMVTAMFRCACVSGFLKRFWGTLQWTVFAAATVAMFTISLVPFTYIEFDSHARLWPGVRQAYDMVDRYQLVNSYGLFRRMTGVSGRPEVVIEGSIDGVSWTEIEFMYKPGNLSAAPAVVIPHQPRLDWQMWFAALGDQTQAPWFTSLIYSLLQGRRDVIELIQTDVSQYPFYQQPPTYLRAHRYRYWFTEPTADGSYPKHWWRRVYDEEFYPTVHLGSTFLESMLSRHGLKDKSPQRRMSNTTVAQVVRWVRSQVRGVPTHILIWTLIASSATLCLLQGLQNKNKRTERTPLTNMAAGNDQTDNVHDNSSDHCGKSDEQQAAKGEEEKEEGDKTEDGQDSEDEVEEGGGEEKEDSGDDEED